Proteins from one Embleya scabrispora genomic window:
- a CDS encoding VOC family protein, which translates to MPATGPDFISLQVRDLDVSQAFYERYLGLVRSPAGPPHAVVFETKPIAFALRDIVPGTDLASAARPGIGAAIWLHATDVQAIHDALVADGHTVVAAPIDGPFGRTFTFADPDGYHVTLHDRT; encoded by the coding sequence ATGCCCGCCACCGGCCCCGACTTCATCTCGCTCCAGGTGCGTGACCTCGACGTTTCGCAGGCGTTCTACGAGCGCTACCTCGGCCTCGTGCGCTCGCCGGCCGGCCCCCCGCACGCCGTCGTCTTCGAGACGAAGCCGATCGCGTTCGCGCTGCGCGACATCGTTCCCGGCACCGATCTCGCGTCCGCCGCCCGGCCCGGCATCGGTGCCGCGATCTGGCTCCACGCCACCGACGTCCAGGCCATCCACGACGCCCTCGTCGCCGACGGTCACACCGTTGTCGCCGCGCCGATCGACGGCCCCTTCGGCCGGACCTTCACCTTCGCCGACCCCGACGGCTACCACGTCACCCTCCACGACCGCACCTGA
- a CDS encoding MarR family winged helix-turn-helix transcriptional regulator translates to MSQSDAGVDLDTSLGYLLKEASSALRAAMEEVLRPLGMSVTHYSCLELLAQRPGLSNSELARGAFVTRQTMNVLLQALERDGYVTRPAEAPVGKALPARLTRRGRQSLERATTAVRSVELKMLTGMTEQEQSAAFRSLRSMINALNNPTEAP, encoded by the coding sequence ATGAGTCAAAGCGATGCCGGCGTCGACCTGGACACATCCCTGGGCTACCTGCTGAAAGAGGCTTCGAGCGCCCTGCGCGCAGCCATGGAGGAGGTGCTGCGGCCCCTGGGGATGAGCGTGACGCACTACTCCTGCCTCGAACTGCTGGCCCAGCGCCCGGGCCTGTCCAACTCCGAACTCGCGCGCGGCGCGTTCGTGACCCGGCAGACGATGAACGTCCTGCTCCAGGCCCTGGAACGAGACGGCTACGTGACCAGACCGGCGGAGGCGCCCGTCGGAAAGGCCCTCCCGGCGAGACTCACCCGCAGAGGCCGCCAAAGCCTGGAAAGGGCGACCACGGCGGTGCGCTCCGTCGAACTCAAAATGCTGACCGGCATGACCGAACAGGAACAATCAGCCGCATTCCGCAGCCTGCGGAGCATGATCAACGCCCTGAACAACCCCACGGAAGCCCCATAG
- a CDS encoding WD40/YVTN/BNR-like repeat-containing protein yields MTKSVLLAVGTRKGLWIGRSHGAEPWEFTGPHHPMTGVYSVAIDTRGPAPRVMAGVVNEHFGPVVVTSDDLGATWREPDLGRVGFPADAGASVERVWQLVPGAGAEPDVVYAGVEPSALFRSADGGRSFELVRALWDHPHRPHWGAGFGGQAIHTVLPHPTDPRRIVVAMSTGGVYVTEDGGASWNPSNTGIHVSFQPDEYPEYGQCVHKVARHPERPDRLFLQNHHGVYRSDDAGATWQSIAEGLPADFGFTIVVHPRRPDTVYVVPLTADAMRFPIDGRCRVYRSDDAGESWTALSDGLPDGFWTAVLRDAMCADDAEVTSLYFGSRSGEIYRGHHSGDHWERIAQHLPDVLSLRAAVV; encoded by the coding sequence GTGACGAAGTCCGTCCTGCTCGCCGTCGGCACCCGCAAGGGTCTGTGGATCGGTCGCTCTCACGGCGCCGAGCCCTGGGAGTTCACCGGGCCGCACCATCCGATGACCGGCGTCTACTCGGTCGCGATCGACACGCGCGGGCCGGCGCCCCGGGTGATGGCGGGCGTGGTGAACGAGCACTTCGGCCCGGTCGTGGTCACCAGCGACGACCTCGGCGCCACCTGGCGCGAGCCGGACCTGGGGCGGGTCGGCTTCCCGGCCGACGCCGGCGCGTCGGTCGAACGGGTGTGGCAACTGGTGCCGGGGGCCGGTGCCGAGCCCGACGTGGTCTACGCCGGCGTGGAGCCGTCGGCGCTGTTCCGCTCCGCCGACGGCGGGCGCTCCTTCGAACTGGTCCGCGCGTTGTGGGACCACCCGCACCGTCCGCACTGGGGGGCCGGCTTCGGGGGCCAGGCGATCCACACCGTGCTGCCGCACCCCACCGACCCGCGCCGGATCGTGGTGGCGATGTCCACCGGCGGGGTCTACGTCACCGAGGACGGCGGGGCCAGTTGGAATCCGTCCAACACCGGGATCCACGTCAGCTTCCAGCCGGACGAGTATCCGGAATACGGCCAGTGCGTCCACAAGGTGGCCCGGCATCCGGAGCGGCCCGACCGGCTGTTCCTGCAGAACCACCACGGGGTCTACCGCAGCGACGACGCGGGCGCGACATGGCAGTCGATCGCCGAGGGGCTGCCGGCCGACTTCGGCTTCACGATCGTGGTGCACCCGCGCCGACCGGACACCGTATACGTGGTCCCGCTCACCGCCGACGCGATGCGCTTTCCGATCGACGGCCGCTGTCGGGTCTATCGCAGCGACGATGCCGGCGAGTCCTGGACCGCGTTGTCCGACGGCCTGCCCGACGGCTTCTGGACGGCGGTCCTGCGGGATGCGATGTGCGCCGACGACGCCGAGGTCACCAGCCTGTATTTCGGCTCGCGCAGCGGCGAGATCTATCGGGGGCACCACAGCGGCGACCACTGGGAGCGCATCGCCCAACACCTGCCCGACGTACTGTCGTTGCGCGCCGCGGTGGTGTAG
- a CDS encoding aldo/keto reductase: MIHSAAENRYQSMRYRRAGRSGVELPAVSLGLWHNFGDTQPMEVQRAVLRRAFDLGVTHFDLANNYGPPYGSAEANFGVHFRADFRPYRDELFIASKAGWDMWPGPYGNGGSRKYLLASLDQSLGRMGLDYVDVFYSHRYDPDTPLEETMGALDTAVRSGRALYAGISNYGPDEHRRAVRILRDLGTPVLLNQSAYSILNREPERGVLDAVGETGTALIAYSPLAQGLLTDRYLNGVPADSRMAVGHFLTEDALTEERLTLLRALNKLAGDRGQTLAQLALTWILRDPRVVSVIVGASSVRQLEQNLSAVGQPDLTEPEIAEIDRLCAQL; the protein is encoded by the coding sequence ATGATCCACTCTGCCGCCGAGAACCGTTACCAATCCATGCGCTATCGCCGTGCCGGACGCAGCGGGGTCGAGTTGCCCGCGGTCTCGCTCGGGTTGTGGCACAACTTCGGGGACACCCAGCCCATGGAGGTCCAGCGGGCGGTGTTGCGCCGCGCCTTCGACCTCGGGGTGACGCACTTCGACCTGGCGAACAACTACGGGCCGCCGTACGGGTCGGCCGAGGCCAATTTCGGGGTGCACTTCCGGGCCGATTTCCGGCCCTACCGCGACGAGCTGTTCATCGCCTCCAAGGCCGGCTGGGACATGTGGCCGGGGCCGTACGGCAACGGCGGTTCGCGCAAATACCTGCTGGCCAGCCTGGACCAGTCGCTGGGTCGGATGGGGCTGGACTACGTCGACGTCTTCTACTCGCACCGCTACGACCCGGACACCCCGTTGGAAGAGACGATGGGCGCGCTGGACACGGCGGTTCGGTCCGGGCGCGCGCTGTACGCCGGCATTTCCAACTACGGTCCGGACGAGCACCGCCGGGCCGTGCGGATTCTGCGCGACCTCGGCACTCCGGTACTGCTCAACCAGTCGGCGTACTCGATCCTGAACCGCGAGCCGGAGCGCGGTGTCCTGGACGCGGTCGGCGAGACCGGAACCGCGTTGATCGCGTATTCCCCGTTGGCCCAGGGCCTGTTGACGGACCGCTACCTGAACGGCGTGCCGGCCGACTCGCGCATGGCGGTGGGCCACTTCCTCACCGAGGACGCCCTCACCGAGGAGCGCCTGACCCTGCTGCGCGCGCTGAACAAGCTCGCCGGCGACCGCGGCCAGACCCTGGCCCAACTCGCCCTCACCTGGATCCTGCGCGACCCGAGGGTGGTGTCGGTCATCGTCGGGGCGAGCAGCGTGCGGCAGTTGGAGCAAAACCTGTCCGCGGTCGGCCAACCCGACCTCACCGAGCCGGAGATCGCCGAAATCGACCGCCTCTGCGCACAGCTCTGA
- a CDS encoding HAD family hydrolase — MSSVLPAAVLFDMDGTLVDTEQLWWEAVEDVAGRVGYALGPTDTADVVGHAIEHTATYLHAVVPEGPCVHELSDALDAAFTDRVRGRIEPLPGVVALLDALAEAEVPLAIVSASPRHVVDLVRDALGSARFAVTVAAEDVARTKPDPAPYLAAATALGVEPSACVAVEDTVVGVASAEAAGCGVVAVRTTASIVAAPGRRVVASLAVVGLDDLRPALLARA; from the coding sequence GTGTCCAGCGTCCTGCCCGCCGCCGTGCTGTTCGACATGGACGGCACGCTCGTCGACACCGAGCAGTTGTGGTGGGAGGCGGTGGAGGACGTGGCCGGCCGGGTCGGCTACGCGCTGGGACCGACCGACACGGCCGACGTGGTGGGCCATGCCATCGAGCACACCGCGACCTACCTGCACGCGGTGGTGCCGGAGGGGCCGTGCGTGCACGAATTGTCCGACGCGCTGGACGCGGCGTTCACCGACCGGGTGCGGGGTCGGATCGAGCCGCTGCCGGGCGTCGTGGCCCTGCTGGACGCGCTGGCCGAGGCGGAGGTGCCGTTGGCCATCGTGTCCGCGTCGCCGCGGCACGTGGTGGACCTGGTGCGGGACGCGTTGGGGTCGGCGCGTTTCGCGGTCACCGTCGCGGCGGAGGACGTCGCGCGGACCAAGCCCGACCCCGCCCCTTATCTGGCCGCGGCGACCGCGCTCGGGGTCGAGCCGAGCGCGTGCGTCGCGGTCGAGGACACGGTGGTCGGCGTGGCGTCGGCGGAGGCGGCCGGGTGCGGGGTGGTCGCGGTGCGGACGACTGCGTCGATCGTGGCTGCTCCGGGGCGGCGTGTGGTCGCCTCGCTTGCGGTGGTCGGGCTGGATGACCTGCGGCCGGCGCTGCTTGCGAGGGCGTGA
- a CDS encoding DUF2203 domain-containing protein, with protein MGLFTVDEARAELARLMPVLDELIVVRADAAELAAALEPGGTRTELGGLPELKGMQARLDDLMTRIQQTGAELKGFAPLLVDFPADLDGVPVLLCWLEGDRELGWYHRTDLGFAGRRPLP; from the coding sequence ATGGGTCTGTTCACGGTGGACGAGGCACGCGCGGAGTTGGCCCGGCTGATGCCGGTACTGGACGAACTGATCGTGGTGCGCGCGGACGCGGCGGAGTTGGCCGCGGCGCTGGAGCCGGGTGGGACCCGTACCGAACTGGGCGGCCTGCCGGAGCTCAAGGGCATGCAGGCGCGGCTCGACGACCTGATGACCCGAATCCAGCAGACCGGCGCGGAACTCAAGGGCTTCGCACCGCTGCTCGTCGACTTCCCCGCCGACCTGGACGGCGTACCGGTGTTGTTGTGCTGGTTGGAGGGGGACCGGGAACTGGGCTGGTACCACCGCACCGACCTGGGCTTCGCGGGCCGGCGCCCGCTGCCGTAG
- a CDS encoding FGGY family carbohydrate kinase, giving the protein MTKTLHHPGRRLGILSVDEGTTGTRAGVVQDSGAVTHLAYRTIAVDHPDEDSVEQDPMEIWSATLDVCREALAGARADGVEIVALALSTQRATAMLWDRRTGLPLVPACVWQDRRYARDLLGYEAEWDERLLARLGRPVGSRAPFHWAARQIAERPEVAEAYKAGTLVFGTVDTWLAWRFTGGAAHAVSASNAGSIGAYLLREHAWDREWIEHLGYPLELLPDLFADDDLGYGRTDPELLGVELPLAAVMGDQHAALLALGGLAAGQGMCMYGTGTFVDAATGRTPAMPVPGIAGVLAQPGWRQGDTTHFSLEAYCSTTGSALRWLCDDLGLFASPAEIGELAASVTGAGPREWFVPALAGIRTPEWRPEARAALGGLTLATTRADVARAVLDGIAHSVCDLIDGVAATMQAPFARLRVGGGVAGSDTLMQIQADLVGLPIERAADSATASLRGTAYLAGVREGLWSSLDEVVEAQPRGRIFEPTTTPDRRAAQRAAWRSVLAGYPA; this is encoded by the coding sequence ATGACGAAGACGTTGCACCACCCCGGCCGGCGCCTGGGCATCCTGTCCGTGGACGAGGGCACCACCGGGACCCGCGCCGGAGTCGTGCAGGACTCCGGGGCGGTCACCCACCTGGCGTATCGCACGATCGCCGTGGACCACCCCGACGAGGACTCGGTCGAGCAGGACCCGATGGAGATCTGGTCGGCCACCCTCGACGTGTGCCGCGAGGCCCTGGCCGGGGCCCGCGCCGACGGCGTGGAGATCGTCGCGCTCGCGCTGTCCACCCAGCGGGCCACCGCGATGTTGTGGGACCGGCGCACCGGCCTGCCGCTGGTGCCGGCGTGCGTGTGGCAGGACCGCCGCTACGCCCGGGACCTGCTCGGCTACGAGGCCGAGTGGGACGAGCGGCTGCTCGCCCGGCTGGGCCGCCCGGTGGGCAGCAGGGCGCCGTTCCACTGGGCCGCGCGGCAGATCGCCGAGCGGCCCGAGGTGGCCGAGGCGTACAAGGCGGGCACGCTCGTGTTCGGCACCGTGGACACCTGGCTGGCCTGGCGCTTCACCGGCGGTGCCGCGCACGCGGTCTCGGCGAGCAACGCCGGCTCGATCGGCGCCTACCTGCTGCGCGAACACGCGTGGGACCGCGAGTGGATCGAGCACTTGGGCTACCCGCTCGAACTGCTCCCGGACCTGTTCGCCGACGACGACCTCGGTTACGGCCGCACCGACCCCGAACTGCTCGGCGTGGAGCTGCCGTTGGCGGCGGTGATGGGCGACCAGCACGCGGCGCTGCTCGCGCTGGGCGGACTGGCCGCCGGCCAGGGGATGTGCATGTACGGCACCGGCACCTTCGTGGACGCGGCCACCGGCCGCACCCCGGCGATGCCGGTGCCGGGCATCGCCGGCGTGCTCGCCCAGCCCGGGTGGCGCCAGGGCGACACCACACACTTCAGCCTGGAGGCGTACTGCTCGACCACCGGCTCCGCGCTGCGCTGGCTGTGCGACGACCTGGGCCTGTTCGCCTCGCCGGCCGAGATCGGCGAACTCGCCGCGAGCGTCACCGGCGCGGGTCCGCGCGAGTGGTTCGTGCCCGCGCTCGCCGGGATCCGCACCCCCGAGTGGCGGCCCGAGGCGCGGGCCGCGCTCGGCGGGCTGACCCTGGCCACCACCCGGGCCGATGTGGCCCGGGCCGTGCTGGACGGGATCGCGCACTCCGTGTGCGACCTGATCGACGGCGTCGCCGCCACCATGCAGGCCCCGTTCGCCCGCCTTCGGGTGGGCGGCGGGGTGGCCGGCAGCGACACCCTCATGCAGATCCAGGCCGACCTGGTCGGCCTGCCGATCGAGCGCGCCGCCGACTCGGCCACCGCCAGCCTGCGCGGCACCGCCTACCTGGCGGGCGTACGCGAGGGCCTGTGGTCCTCGCTCGACGAGGTGGTCGAGGCGCAACCGCGAGGCCGGATCTTCGAACCGACCACCACCCCCGACCGGCGCGCCGCACAGCGCGCCGCCTGGCGAAGCGTGCTCGCCGGCTACCCCGCCTGA
- a CDS encoding MFS transporter has translation MAQQPSVRGVKDVVALIDRQGTISGRSGVIWFLVFGGLFLDAYSNAALGAGLAPMTKQMDLSSTQVSILTATAPALAILFNPIGGWLATRIGRVPPLLLAKLFALAGAVIAATADDFLVVWIGRVLVGVAYGVDFAVAMALLAEYTPKSLRGRLNLWQGIWYIATTGNLLLTLICFKFDVGADIWRWSVGSAGVIALALFLLQWAFLVESPTWLATKGRLEDAVRNLRRIYGIEAVAAAPTVAGAVPDKADAEEAPPNVGMKQAGILFRGSYLPRTLLSSAISLGQSMQYFAVGWYLPVISLAIFGNSFEKATIGSMVFNAFGIVGGLLSAYFARRLGLRISSAIGFGGVFVMLLGMGLTFDRVPTWIAFILPALFIFCHSAGPGANGKSIAALSYRSEVRTLGTGVTGMIGSFGSVAGLYLFPQIKDGIGLDKTFMVLAVVPLLGLLTCLAIRWDPTRAVSPDEDPNVPTIAAPSAGPANPALVTR, from the coding sequence ATGGCACAGCAGCCGAGCGTCAGAGGCGTCAAGGACGTCGTCGCGCTCATCGACCGGCAGGGGACGATCTCCGGCCGGTCCGGGGTCATCTGGTTCCTCGTGTTCGGGGGACTCTTCCTCGACGCGTACTCCAACGCCGCACTGGGCGCCGGGCTCGCCCCGATGACCAAGCAGATGGACCTGAGCAGCACCCAGGTCTCCATCCTCACCGCCACCGCACCCGCGCTGGCCATCCTGTTCAACCCGATCGGCGGCTGGCTGGCCACCCGGATCGGCCGGGTGCCCCCACTGCTCCTGGCCAAGCTGTTCGCGCTGGCCGGCGCGGTGATCGCGGCCACCGCCGACGACTTCCTCGTGGTGTGGATCGGCCGGGTCCTGGTCGGCGTGGCCTACGGCGTCGACTTCGCGGTGGCGATGGCGCTGCTCGCCGAGTACACGCCCAAGTCGCTGCGCGGCCGGCTCAACCTGTGGCAGGGCATCTGGTACATCGCCACCACCGGCAATCTGCTGCTCACCCTGATCTGCTTCAAGTTCGACGTGGGCGCCGACATCTGGCGCTGGTCGGTCGGCTCGGCCGGGGTGATCGCGCTGGCCCTGTTCCTGCTCCAGTGGGCGTTTTTGGTGGAGAGCCCCACCTGGCTGGCCACGAAGGGCCGACTGGAGGACGCGGTCCGCAACCTGCGCCGCATCTACGGCATCGAGGCGGTCGCCGCCGCCCCGACCGTCGCCGGCGCCGTGCCCGACAAGGCGGACGCGGAGGAGGCGCCGCCGAACGTGGGGATGAAGCAGGCCGGGATCCTGTTCCGCGGCTCGTACCTGCCGCGCACCCTGCTGTCCTCGGCGATCTCGCTCGGCCAGTCCATGCAGTACTTCGCGGTCGGCTGGTATCTGCCGGTGATCAGCCTGGCCATCTTCGGCAACAGCTTCGAGAAGGCCACCATCGGCTCGATGGTGTTCAACGCCTTCGGCATCGTCGGCGGCCTGCTCTCCGCGTACTTCGCCCGCCGGCTCGGCCTGCGGATCAGTTCGGCGATCGGCTTCGGCGGCGTGTTCGTGATGCTGCTCGGCATGGGGCTGACCTTCGACCGGGTGCCCACCTGGATCGCCTTCATCCTCCCGGCGCTGTTCATCTTCTGTCACTCCGCCGGCCCCGGCGCCAACGGCAAGTCGATCGCCGCGCTGTCCTACCGCAGCGAGGTGCGCACCCTGGGCACCGGCGTGACCGGGATGATCGGCAGTTTCGGCAGCGTGGCCGGGCTGTACCTGTTCCCGCAGATCAAGGACGGCATCGGGCTGGACAAGACCTTCATGGTCCTGGCCGTCGTCCCGCTGCTGGGCCTGCTCACGTGCCTGGCGATCCGCTGGGACCCGACCCGGGCCGTCTCGCCCGACGAGGACCCGAACGTGCCGACCATCGCCGCGCCGTCGGCCGGGCCCGCGAACCCCGCGTTGGTCACCCGCTGA